Proteins found in one Eriocheir sinensis breed Jianghai 21 chromosome 14, ASM2467909v1, whole genome shotgun sequence genomic segment:
- the LOC126998587 gene encoding uncharacterized protein LOC126998587 isoform X9, translating to MKLFVVWTLVLVLGTLGASSMSLTDGADSKGLLKDGTASTTLAKADVDPCRKFDEGVLTDLPKVSDLKSMKTSLESGTNDTIKTMERRVINNTDEAGHLTGNKTVVEKTTETDVQPNRNVSKTTDTQVVIDKEGKESGEKSVTERETLTQTTPDNGILAQTVEVKKVTDEEGNERKEVVIKKEATLQPLTNATVEKPKDDKAATLLPKVGADDQGKNKTETIFSASGKSDGPQKVERTEERKEILPSNITNEVVLKEKEEILPSLNSTKVTSVETKNITEKGDELLKAERTEERKETLSDNKTHVVLVKEKEEKILSQDSTNVTSLESKNVTYEGDGKDVEKETVIQKEVEKNVCNGDIKEVQDERHLNETIEDLKHQVSDVKNMIKEEEAKAKETSATPSQCTEQKAIAAPTIHEGKVITEVVPAVRPVKVVRKVVPAVRPVKVVRKVVPAVRPVKVVRKVVPAVRPVKVVRKVVPAVRPVKVVRKVVPAVRPVKVVRKVIPAVRPVKVVRKVVPAVRPVKIVRRVVPTVRPVKVVRKVVPAVRQVKVVRKGVPSVRQGKVFVVNRVVKHVTPSVVTKRFPVVTQKKVLAKVLPTVTEGNTPVVTEKKVTEKVAPSVKENVVTIPKREEK from the exons ATGAAGCTCTTTGTAGTGTGGACGCTCGTCTTGGTTCTGGGGACTCTGGGTGCTAGCAGCATGTCGCTGACTGACGGAGCGGACTCCAAGGGGCTCCTAAAGGACGGGACGGCCTCCACTACCCTGGCGAAGGCCGATGTGGACCCTTGCCGAAAATTTGACGAGGGGGTACTCACAGATTTACCCAAGGTGTCTGATCTAAAGAGCATGAAGACAAGTTTAGAAAGTGGCACTAATGACACTATTAAGACCATGGAAAGGAGAGTCATTAATAATACTGATGAAGCGGGGCACTTAACAGGAAACAAGACAGTCGTTGAAAAGACGACAGAGACTGACGTACAGCCCAACCGAAATGTATCAAAGACTACGGATACACAGGTCGTTATTgataaggaaggtaaagaaagtggTGAAAAATCTGTCACAGAGAGAGAAACGCTGACGCAAACCACTCCAGATAACGGGATCTTAGCACAGACGGTGGAGGTAAAAAAGGTCACGGATGAAGAGggcaatgaaagaaaggaagttgTTATAAAAAAGGAAGCAACATTACAGCCTCTTACCAATGCCACTGTAGAAAAGCCGAAGGACGATAAAGCCGCAACTCTTTTACCGAAGGTAGGGGCGGATGACcaaggtaaaaacaaaacagaaactaTATTTAGTGCCTCAGGAAAGAGCGACGGACCTCAGAAAGTGGAacgaacagaggaaagaaaggagattctgcccagcaatataacgaatgaagttgtactgaaagagaaagaagaaatattgccATCACTGAATAGCActaaagtgacatctgtggagacgaAAAATATTACAGAGAAGGGTGATGAACTTCTGAAGGCAGAacgaacagaggaaagaaaggagactcTGTCCGACAACAAAACGCATGTAGTtttagtaaaagagaaagaagaaaaaatactttCACAGGATAGCACTAATGTGACATCCTTGGAAAGTAAGAATGTTACATATGAGGGCgatggaaaagatgtcgagaaagaaactgtaattcaaaaagaagtcgaaaagaatgtgtgtaatgGCGACATCAAAGAGGTTCAAGACGAAAGACATCTTAATGAAACAATTGAAGACTTGAAGCACCAAGTTAGCGACGTGAAAAACATGattaaggaagaagaggcaaaggcTAAAGAAACAAGTGCTACGCCTAGCCAATGCACAGAACAAAAAGCAATTGCCGCCCCTACCATCCACGAAGGGAAGGTCATTACAGAGGTAGTCCCTGCTGTGAGGCCGGtgaaggtcgttagaaaggtagtccctgctgtgaggccggtgaaggtcgttagaaaggtagttCCTGCTGTGAGGCCGGtgaaggtcgttagaaaggtagttCCTGCAGTGAGGCCGGtgaag gtcgttagaaaggtagttCCTGCTGTGAGGCCAGtgaaggtcgttagaaaggtagtccctgcaGTGAGGCCGGtgaaggtcgttagaaaggtaaTCCCTGCTGTGAGGCCGGtgaaggtcgttagaaaggtagtccctgctgtAAGGCCGGtgaag ATCGTTAGAAGGGTAGTCCCTACTGTGAGGCCTGtgaaggtcgttagaaaggtagtccctgctgtgaggcaagtgaag GTCGTCAGAAAGGGTGTGCCCTCGGTGAGACAAGGAAAAGTCTTCGTTGTGAATCGAGTTGTTAAACACGTCACCCCTTCGGTGGTAACAAAAAGATTCCCCGTTGTGACACAGAAGAAGGTTCTTGCAAAGGTTCTCCCTACGGTGACAGAAGGAAACACCCCCGTTGTTACAGAAAAGAAAGTTACTGAGAAGGTTGCACCCTCTGTCAAGGAAAATGTAGTTACCATtccaaagagggaggaaaagtag
- the LOC126998587 gene encoding uncharacterized protein LOC126998587 isoform X35, with product MKLFVVWTLVLVLGTLGASSMSLTDGADSKGLLKDGTASTTLAKADVDPCRKFDEGVLTDLPKVSDLKSMKTSLESGTNDTIKTMERRVINNTDEAGHLTGNKTVVEKTTETDVQPNRNVSKTTDTQVVIDKEGKESGEKSVTERETLTQTTPDNGILAQTVEVKKVTDEEGNERKEVVIKKEATLQPLTNATVEKPKDDKAATLLPKVGADDQGKNKTETIFSASGKSDGPQKVERTEERKEILPSNITNEVVLKEKEEILPSLNSTKVTSVETKNITEKGDELLKAERTEERKETLSDNKTHVVLVKEKEEKILSQDSTNVTSLESKNVTYEGDGKDVEKETVIQKEVEKNVCNGDIKEVQDERHLNETIEDLKHQVSDVKNMIKEEEAKAKETSATPSQCTEQKAIAAPTIHEGKVITEVVPAVRPVKVVRKVVPAVRPVKVVRKVVPAVRPVKVVRKVVPAVRPVKVVRKVVPAVRPVKVVRKVVPAVRPVKIVRRVVPTVRPVKVVRKVVPAVRQVKVVRKGVPSVRQGKVFVVNRVVKHVTPSVVTKRFPVVTQKKVLAKVLPTVTEGNTPVVTEKKVTEKVAPSVKENVVTIPKREEK from the exons ATGAAGCTCTTTGTAGTGTGGACGCTCGTCTTGGTTCTGGGGACTCTGGGTGCTAGCAGCATGTCGCTGACTGACGGAGCGGACTCCAAGGGGCTCCTAAAGGACGGGACGGCCTCCACTACCCTGGCGAAGGCCGATGTGGACCCTTGCCGAAAATTTGACGAGGGGGTACTCACAGATTTACCCAAGGTGTCTGATCTAAAGAGCATGAAGACAAGTTTAGAAAGTGGCACTAATGACACTATTAAGACCATGGAAAGGAGAGTCATTAATAATACTGATGAAGCGGGGCACTTAACAGGAAACAAGACAGTCGTTGAAAAGACGACAGAGACTGACGTACAGCCCAACCGAAATGTATCAAAGACTACGGATACACAGGTCGTTATTgataaggaaggtaaagaaagtggTGAAAAATCTGTCACAGAGAGAGAAACGCTGACGCAAACCACTCCAGATAACGGGATCTTAGCACAGACGGTGGAGGTAAAAAAGGTCACGGATGAAGAGggcaatgaaagaaaggaagttgTTATAAAAAAGGAAGCAACATTACAGCCTCTTACCAATGCCACTGTAGAAAAGCCGAAGGACGATAAAGCCGCAACTCTTTTACCGAAGGTAGGGGCGGATGACcaaggtaaaaacaaaacagaaactaTATTTAGTGCCTCAGGAAAGAGCGACGGACCTCAGAAAGTGGAacgaacagaggaaagaaaggagattctgcccagcaatataacgaatgaagttgtactgaaagagaaagaagaaatattgccATCACTGAATAGCActaaagtgacatctgtggagacgaAAAATATTACAGAGAAGGGTGATGAACTTCTGAAGGCAGAacgaacagaggaaagaaaggagactcTGTCCGACAACAAAACGCATGTAGTtttagtaaaagagaaagaagaaaaaatactttCACAGGATAGCACTAATGTGACATCCTTGGAAAGTAAGAATGTTACATATGAGGGCgatggaaaagatgtcgagaaagaaactgtaattcaaaaagaagtcgaaaagaatgtgtgtaatgGCGACATCAAAGAGGTTCAAGACGAAAGACATCTTAATGAAACAATTGAAGACTTGAAGCACCAAGTTAGCGACGTGAAAAACATGattaaggaagaagaggcaaaggcTAAAGAAACAAGTGCTACGCCTAGCCAATGCACAGAACAAAAAGCAATTGCCGCCCCTACCATCCACGAAGGGAAGGTCATTACAGAGGTAGTCCCTGCTGTGAGGCCGGtgaaggtcgttagaaaggtagtccctgctgtgaggccggtgaag gtcgttagaaaggtagtccctgctgtgaggccagtgaaggtcgttagaaaggtagtccctgcaGTGAGGCCGGtgaag gtcgttagaaaggtagtccctgcaGTGAGGCCGGtgaag gtcgttagaaaggtagtccctgcaGTGAGGCCGGTGAAGATCGTTAGAAGGGTAGTCCCTACTGTGAGGCCTGtgaaggtcgttagaaaggtagtccctgctgtgaggcaagtgaag GTCGTCAGAAAGGGTGTGCCCTCGGTGAGACAAGGAAAAGTCTTCGTTGTGAATCGAGTTGTTAAACACGTCACCCCTTCGGTGGTAACAAAAAGATTCCCCGTTGTGACACAGAAGAAGGTTCTTGCAAAGGTTCTCCCTACGGTGACAGAAGGAAACACCCCCGTTGTTACAGAAAAGAAAGTTACTGAGAAGGTTGCACCCTCTGTCAAGGAAAATGTAGTTACCATtccaaagagggaggaaaagtag
- the LOC126998587 gene encoding uncharacterized protein LOC126998587 isoform X2 has translation MKLFVVWTLVLVLGTLGASSMSLTDGADSKGLLKDGTASTTLAKADVDPCRKFDEGVLTDLPKVSDLKSMKTSLESGTNDTIKTMERRVINNTDEAGHLTGNKTVVEKTTETDVQPNRNVSKTTDTQVVIDKEGKESGEKSVTERETLTQTTPDNGILAQTVEVKKVTDEEGNERKEVVIKKEATLQPLTNATVEKPKDDKAATLLPKVGADDQGKNKTETIFSASGKSDGPQKVERTEERKEILPSNITNEVVLKEKEEILPSLNSTKVTSVETKNITEKGDELLKAERTEERKETLSDNKTHVVLVKEKEEKILSQDSTNVTSLESKNVTYEGDGKDVEKETVIQKEVEKNVCNGDIKEVQDERHLNETIEDLKHQVSDVKNMIKEEEAKAKETSATPSQCTEQKAIAAPTIHEGKVITEVVPAVRPVKVVRKVVPAVRPVKVVRKVVPAVRPVKVVRKVVPAVRPVKVVRKVVPAVRPVKVVRKVVPAVRPVKVVRKVVPAVRPVKVVRKVIPAVRPVKVVRKVVPAVRPVKIVRRVVPTVRPVKVVRKVVPAVRQVKVVRKGVPSVRQGKVFVVNRVVKHVTPSVVTKRFPVVTQKKVLAKVLPTVTEGNTPVVTEKKVTEKVAPSVKENVVTIPKREEK, from the exons ATGAAGCTCTTTGTAGTGTGGACGCTCGTCTTGGTTCTGGGGACTCTGGGTGCTAGCAGCATGTCGCTGACTGACGGAGCGGACTCCAAGGGGCTCCTAAAGGACGGGACGGCCTCCACTACCCTGGCGAAGGCCGATGTGGACCCTTGCCGAAAATTTGACGAGGGGGTACTCACAGATTTACCCAAGGTGTCTGATCTAAAGAGCATGAAGACAAGTTTAGAAAGTGGCACTAATGACACTATTAAGACCATGGAAAGGAGAGTCATTAATAATACTGATGAAGCGGGGCACTTAACAGGAAACAAGACAGTCGTTGAAAAGACGACAGAGACTGACGTACAGCCCAACCGAAATGTATCAAAGACTACGGATACACAGGTCGTTATTgataaggaaggtaaagaaagtggTGAAAAATCTGTCACAGAGAGAGAAACGCTGACGCAAACCACTCCAGATAACGGGATCTTAGCACAGACGGTGGAGGTAAAAAAGGTCACGGATGAAGAGggcaatgaaagaaaggaagttgTTATAAAAAAGGAAGCAACATTACAGCCTCTTACCAATGCCACTGTAGAAAAGCCGAAGGACGATAAAGCCGCAACTCTTTTACCGAAGGTAGGGGCGGATGACcaaggtaaaaacaaaacagaaactaTATTTAGTGCCTCAGGAAAGAGCGACGGACCTCAGAAAGTGGAacgaacagaggaaagaaaggagattctgcccagcaatataacgaatgaagttgtactgaaagagaaagaagaaatattgccATCACTGAATAGCActaaagtgacatctgtggagacgaAAAATATTACAGAGAAGGGTGATGAACTTCTGAAGGCAGAacgaacagaggaaagaaaggagactcTGTCCGACAACAAAACGCATGTAGTtttagtaaaagagaaagaagaaaaaatactttCACAGGATAGCACTAATGTGACATCCTTGGAAAGTAAGAATGTTACATATGAGGGCgatggaaaagatgtcgagaaagaaactgtaattcaaaaagaagtcgaaaagaatgtgtgtaatgGCGACATCAAAGAGGTTCAAGACGAAAGACATCTTAATGAAACAATTGAAGACTTGAAGCACCAAGTTAGCGACGTGAAAAACATGattaaggaagaagaggcaaaggcTAAAGAAACAAGTGCTACGCCTAGCCAATGCACAGAACAAAAAGCAATTGCCGCCCCTACCATCCACGAAGGGAAGGTCATTACAGAGGTAGTCCCTGCTGTGAGGCCGGtgaaggtcgttagaaaggtagtccctgctgtgaggccggtgaaggtcgttagaaaggtagttCCTGCTGTGAGGCCGGtgaaggtcgttagaaaggtagttCCTGCAGTGAGGCCGGtgaaggtcgttagaaaggtagtccctgctgtgaggccagtgaaggtcgttagaaaggtagtccctgcaGTGAGGCCGGtgaag gtcgttagaaaggtagtccctgcaGTGAGGCCGGtgaaggtcgttagaaaggtaaTCCCTGCTGTGAGGCCGGtgaaggtcgttagaaaggtagtccctgctgtAAGGCCGGtgaag ATCGTTAGAAGGGTAGTCCCTACTGTGAGGCCTGtgaaggtcgttagaaaggtagtccctgctgtgaggcaagtgaag GTCGTCAGAAAGGGTGTGCCCTCGGTGAGACAAGGAAAAGTCTTCGTTGTGAATCGAGTTGTTAAACACGTCACCCCTTCGGTGGTAACAAAAAGATTCCCCGTTGTGACACAGAAGAAGGTTCTTGCAAAGGTTCTCCCTACGGTGACAGAAGGAAACACCCCCGTTGTTACAGAAAAGAAAGTTACTGAGAAGGTTGCACCCTCTGTCAAGGAAAATGTAGTTACCATtccaaagagggaggaaaagtag
- the LOC126998587 gene encoding uncharacterized protein LOC126998587 isoform X7, with translation MKLFVVWTLVLVLGTLGASSMSLTDGADSKGLLKDGTASTTLAKADVDPCRKFDEGVLTDLPKVSDLKSMKTSLESGTNDTIKTMERRVINNTDEAGHLTGNKTVVEKTTETDVQPNRNVSKTTDTQVVIDKEGKESGEKSVTERETLTQTTPDNGILAQTVEVKKVTDEEGNERKEVVIKKEATLQPLTNATVEKPKDDKAATLLPKVGADDQGKNKTETIFSASGKSDGPQKVERTEERKEILPSNITNEVVLKEKEEILPSLNSTKVTSVETKNITEKGDELLKAERTEERKETLSDNKTHVVLVKEKEEKILSQDSTNVTSLESKNVTYEGDGKDVEKETVIQKEVEKNVCNGDIKEVQDERHLNETIEDLKHQVSDVKNMIKEEEAKAKETSATPSQCTEQKAIAAPTIHEGKVITEVVPAVRPVKVVRKVVPAVRPVKVVRKVVPAVRPVKVVRKVVPAVRPVKVVRKVVPAVRPVKVVRKVVPAVRPVKVVRKVVPAVRPVKVVRKVVPAVRPVKIVRRVVPTVRPVKVVRKVVPAVRQVKVVRKGVPSVRQGKVFVVNRVVKHVTPSVVTKRFPVVTQKKVLAKVLPTVTEGNTPVVTEKKVTEKVAPSVKENVVTIPKREEK, from the exons ATGAAGCTCTTTGTAGTGTGGACGCTCGTCTTGGTTCTGGGGACTCTGGGTGCTAGCAGCATGTCGCTGACTGACGGAGCGGACTCCAAGGGGCTCCTAAAGGACGGGACGGCCTCCACTACCCTGGCGAAGGCCGATGTGGACCCTTGCCGAAAATTTGACGAGGGGGTACTCACAGATTTACCCAAGGTGTCTGATCTAAAGAGCATGAAGACAAGTTTAGAAAGTGGCACTAATGACACTATTAAGACCATGGAAAGGAGAGTCATTAATAATACTGATGAAGCGGGGCACTTAACAGGAAACAAGACAGTCGTTGAAAAGACGACAGAGACTGACGTACAGCCCAACCGAAATGTATCAAAGACTACGGATACACAGGTCGTTATTgataaggaaggtaaagaaagtggTGAAAAATCTGTCACAGAGAGAGAAACGCTGACGCAAACCACTCCAGATAACGGGATCTTAGCACAGACGGTGGAGGTAAAAAAGGTCACGGATGAAGAGggcaatgaaagaaaggaagttgTTATAAAAAAGGAAGCAACATTACAGCCTCTTACCAATGCCACTGTAGAAAAGCCGAAGGACGATAAAGCCGCAACTCTTTTACCGAAGGTAGGGGCGGATGACcaaggtaaaaacaaaacagaaactaTATTTAGTGCCTCAGGAAAGAGCGACGGACCTCAGAAAGTGGAacgaacagaggaaagaaaggagattctgcccagcaatataacgaatgaagttgtactgaaagagaaagaagaaatattgccATCACTGAATAGCActaaagtgacatctgtggagacgaAAAATATTACAGAGAAGGGTGATGAACTTCTGAAGGCAGAacgaacagaggaaagaaaggagactcTGTCCGACAACAAAACGCATGTAGTtttagtaaaagagaaagaagaaaaaatactttCACAGGATAGCACTAATGTGACATCCTTGGAAAGTAAGAATGTTACATATGAGGGCgatggaaaagatgtcgagaaagaaactgtaattcaaaaagaagtcgaaaagaatgtgtgtaatgGCGACATCAAAGAGGTTCAAGACGAAAGACATCTTAATGAAACAATTGAAGACTTGAAGCACCAAGTTAGCGACGTGAAAAACATGattaaggaagaagaggcaaaggcTAAAGAAACAAGTGCTACGCCTAGCCAATGCACAGAACAAAAAGCAATTGCCGCCCCTACCATCCACGAAGGGAAGGTCATTACAGAGGTAGTCCCTGCTGTGAGGCCGGtgaaggtcgttagaaaggtagtccctgctgtgaggccggtgaaggtcgttagaaaggtagttCCTGCTGTGAGGCCGGtgaaggtcgttagaaaggtagttCCTGCAGTGAGGCCGGtgaaggtcgttagaaaggtagtccctgctgtgaggccagtgaaggtcgttagaaaggtagtccctgcaGTGAGGCCGGtgaag gtcgttagaaaggtagtccctgcaGTGAGGCCGGtgaag gtcgttagaaaggtagtccctgctgtAAGGCCGGtgaag ATCGTTAGAAGGGTAGTCCCTACTGTGAGGCCTGtgaaggtcgttagaaaggtagtccctgctgtgaggcaagtgaag GTCGTCAGAAAGGGTGTGCCCTCGGTGAGACAAGGAAAAGTCTTCGTTGTGAATCGAGTTGTTAAACACGTCACCCCTTCGGTGGTAACAAAAAGATTCCCCGTTGTGACACAGAAGAAGGTTCTTGCAAAGGTTCTCCCTACGGTGACAGAAGGAAACACCCCCGTTGTTACAGAAAAGAAAGTTACTGAGAAGGTTGCACCCTCTGTCAAGGAAAATGTAGTTACCATtccaaagagggaggaaaagtag
- the LOC126998587 gene encoding uncharacterized protein LOC126998587 isoform X25 has translation MKLFVVWTLVLVLGTLGASSMSLTDGADSKGLLKDGTASTTLAKADVDPCRKFDEGVLTDLPKVSDLKSMKTSLESGTNDTIKTMERRVINNTDEAGHLTGNKTVVEKTTETDVQPNRNVSKTTDTQVVIDKEGKESGEKSVTERETLTQTTPDNGILAQTVEVKKVTDEEGNERKEVVIKKEATLQPLTNATVEKPKDDKAATLLPKVGADDQGKNKTETIFSASGKSDGPQKVERTEERKEILPSNITNEVVLKEKEEILPSLNSTKVTSVETKNITEKGDELLKAERTEERKETLSDNKTHVVLVKEKEEKILSQDSTNVTSLESKNVTYEGDGKDVEKETVIQKEVEKNVCNGDIKEVQDERHLNETIEDLKHQVSDVKNMIKEEEAKAKETSATPSQCTEQKAIAAPTIHEGKVITEVVPAVRPVKVVRKVVPAVRPVKVVRKVVPAVRPVKVVRKVVPAVRPVKVVRKVVPAVRPVKVVRKVIPAVRPVKVVRKVVPAVRPVKIVRRVVPTVRPVKVVRKVVPAVRQVKVVRKGVPSVRQGKVFVVNRVVKHVTPSVVTKRFPVVTQKKVLAKVLPTVTEGNTPVVTEKKVTEKVAPSVKENVVTIPKREEK, from the exons ATGAAGCTCTTTGTAGTGTGGACGCTCGTCTTGGTTCTGGGGACTCTGGGTGCTAGCAGCATGTCGCTGACTGACGGAGCGGACTCCAAGGGGCTCCTAAAGGACGGGACGGCCTCCACTACCCTGGCGAAGGCCGATGTGGACCCTTGCCGAAAATTTGACGAGGGGGTACTCACAGATTTACCCAAGGTGTCTGATCTAAAGAGCATGAAGACAAGTTTAGAAAGTGGCACTAATGACACTATTAAGACCATGGAAAGGAGAGTCATTAATAATACTGATGAAGCGGGGCACTTAACAGGAAACAAGACAGTCGTTGAAAAGACGACAGAGACTGACGTACAGCCCAACCGAAATGTATCAAAGACTACGGATACACAGGTCGTTATTgataaggaaggtaaagaaagtggTGAAAAATCTGTCACAGAGAGAGAAACGCTGACGCAAACCACTCCAGATAACGGGATCTTAGCACAGACGGTGGAGGTAAAAAAGGTCACGGATGAAGAGggcaatgaaagaaaggaagttgTTATAAAAAAGGAAGCAACATTACAGCCTCTTACCAATGCCACTGTAGAAAAGCCGAAGGACGATAAAGCCGCAACTCTTTTACCGAAGGTAGGGGCGGATGACcaaggtaaaaacaaaacagaaactaTATTTAGTGCCTCAGGAAAGAGCGACGGACCTCAGAAAGTGGAacgaacagaggaaagaaaggagattctgcccagcaatataacgaatgaagttgtactgaaagagaaagaagaaatattgccATCACTGAATAGCActaaagtgacatctgtggagacgaAAAATATTACAGAGAAGGGTGATGAACTTCTGAAGGCAGAacgaacagaggaaagaaaggagactcTGTCCGACAACAAAACGCATGTAGTtttagtaaaagagaaagaagaaaaaatactttCACAGGATAGCACTAATGTGACATCCTTGGAAAGTAAGAATGTTACATATGAGGGCgatggaaaagatgtcgagaaagaaactgtaattcaaaaagaagtcgaaaagaatgtgtgtaatgGCGACATCAAAGAGGTTCAAGACGAAAGACATCTTAATGAAACAATTGAAGACTTGAAGCACCAAGTTAGCGACGTGAAAAACATGattaaggaagaagaggcaaaggcTAAAGAAACAAGTGCTACGCCTAGCCAATGCACAGAACAAAAAGCAATTGCCGCCCCTACCATCCACGAAGGGAAGGTCATTACAGAGGTAGTCCCTGCTGTGAGGCCGGtgaaggtcgttagaaaggtagtccctgctgtgaggccggtgaag gtcgttagaaaggtagtccctgctgtgaggccagtgaag gtcgttagaaaggtagttCCTGCTGTGAGGCCAGtgaaggtcgttagaaaggtagtccctgcaGTGAGGCCGGtgaaggtcgttagaaaggtaaTCCCTGCTGTGAGGCCGGtgaaggtcgttagaaaggtagtccctgctgtAAGGCCGGtgaag ATCGTTAGAAGGGTAGTCCCTACTGTGAGGCCTGtgaaggtcgttagaaaggtagtccctgctgtgaggcaagtgaag GTCGTCAGAAAGGGTGTGCCCTCGGTGAGACAAGGAAAAGTCTTCGTTGTGAATCGAGTTGTTAAACACGTCACCCCTTCGGTGGTAACAAAAAGATTCCCCGTTGTGACACAGAAGAAGGTTCTTGCAAAGGTTCTCCCTACGGTGACAGAAGGAAACACCCCCGTTGTTACAGAAAAGAAAGTTACTGAGAAGGTTGCACCCTCTGTCAAGGAAAATGTAGTTACCATtccaaagagggaggaaaagtag